Below is a genomic region from Coleofasciculaceae cyanobacterium.
TTTTACTTCTGGTTGGTAACCATAATGAGTATAATCTCGTATAAAGGTAGAGCGAGGACATTCTTTATGGCGACAGCAATAGCGTTGTTTTCCTTGTTTTGATTTCCCATTTTTCACTACATCTGTTGATTGGCAAAATGGGCATCTTACTGCTATCCAAACTGTCATTTAATTTTTAATCCTCAAACTTTTCTTGACTTATCAATTATACCCTAATACACTCTTTTGCTACACAACCCGGATATTTGCGATCTCACTGCCCCAGAAGTTATAGTAAAAGGGCGAGGTTTAAAGCAATTTCAAGAACCTGTAGATGTCTTAAATGCTGGTAACTCTGGTACTACCATGCGGTTAATGTTAGGAATCTTAGCAGCGAGAGATAATTGCTTTTACACTATAACAGGCGATCGCTCTTTAAATTCTCGTCCTATGTCTCGCGTTATCAAACCTTTAACTCAAATGGGGGCAGAAATTTGGGGGAGACAAAACAATAATTTAGCTCCTCTAGCTATTAAAGGAAAAAAGTTGCATTCAATTCACTACCGTTCCCCTATAGCTTCGGCTCAAGTCAAATCTTGTGTTCTTCTAGCTGGCTTACACAGAGAAGGACAAACCACCGTCACTGAACCTGCCCTATCACGAGATCATAGTGAAAGAATGCTGAAAGCCTTTGGCGCGGATCTTAAAATCGACTCCCAAACTAATAGTGTCACTATCAGGGGCGGTAATAATCTACAAGGGCAATCAGTTATTGTACCTGGGGATATTAGTTCGGCAGCGTTTTGGTTAGTAGCTGCTTCAGTTGTACCAGATTCGGAACTAACACTAAAAAATGTCGGAATTAACCCCACTCGGACGGGAATTTTAGATGTTCTCTTCAAAATGGGTGCAGATATCACGATTGAAAATAAAAGAATTGTTGCAGGAGAACCGAGCGCAGATTTGTGTGTTCGCTATAGTCGTCTAAATGGATGCGAAATTGCTGGAAAACTCACCCTACGCTCTATTTATGAAATTCCGATTATTGTAGTAGCAGCAGCTTTTGCTGAGGGAAAAACTGTAATTAAAGATGCAGCCGAACTACGGGTCAAAGAAAGCGATCGCTTTATGCTGGGCATATCGAACAGGTCAGTGGCTCTCTCAAACAAAACCGATTTTGATTAAAAAACATGGACGAAAAGCTAAAAGCATTTTCCGTTATGGCTTTGATCGTTTACGTTCTATTTTCTTGAATCTAGATGAACGTGAAGACGATTTTCTTCAGTCTCTACAGTTTTTGTCCTGTACTTAGGTATTTTTAATTTTTTTGCGACACAACCAAAGTTTTAACTCAGTTTGACAAACAAGAGATATTCTCTTCATCTTATAGTTCAAAATTTTCCGTAATGCTGAAACTTCCCAAGCTCACCTGAATTTGAAATCGTTTTCCTTGTTCTCCTTTAAAGGATTTAAGTTGAATATAGTTATCTTGAGTTCTCGATTGCACTTTTTGGAGAATTTTTCCTGCTTTTGACAATAAAATCAGTTTTAGGTTAGGTGGCAAATGTCTCACTTCACCATGGGGATGTAATTGAACCGAAACAGCTAATTTTTCGTTAGGTTTCTCTTCAATTTTCACTAACAATGCTACATTTCGCTCTCCCAACTGCATCCCCAAGTTGATGAGTTTGGCTCGCTTCACTTCTTCATCGGCATTTCTAAGACCGTATTCTAAATTTGCTTCTAGATTGATGAGCGAGTCAATTGTCTGCCAAGTTTCATCAAATGCATTTTGTAGCCACTGGCTTAATTTAGTCGTGCTTTTTTGAATATATTCCTTTGGTGCTACTGTTGTAGTCT
It encodes:
- a CDS encoding IS1 family transposase, which encodes MTVWIAVRCPFCQSTDVVKNGKSKQGKQRYCCRHKECPRSTFIRDYTHYGYQPEVK